The genomic window ATGTCCGCCGCCGTGATGGCCCCTACCCTTCGTCACCATAGTCCCCGTGTGTCGGCTCCGGTTGAATTCTGAGCAGCCTGCTCCGGTTGAAAAGTGAGCAGGTTTACGGGGTTGAGTCTGCCTGACGATCGGCTTCCACGGAGGGTAGGGATTCGATCGCGGTGTGTTTGATGCGGTAGCTGGCGCCTTTGAGGGCGATGACGTCGGCGTGGTGCACGATCCGATCGATCATGGCTGAGGCGATGGTGGCTTCGCCGAAGACCTGTCCCCATCGGGAGAACGGCAGGTTGGAGGTCAGGATGATCGACGATTTCTCGTATCGGGTGGAGACCAGTTGGAAGAACAGGTTGGCCGCTTCGGTGTCGAAGGGGATGTAGCCGACCTCGTCGATGACGATGAGCCCGTAGCGGGAGATTTTGCGCAACTCGGCGTCGAGGCGGTTGGTGCGGTGCGCTTCGGCCAGGCGGGTGATCCAGCCGGTGGCCGGGGCGAACGCAACCCGGTGCCCGGTGTGGGCGGCCGCGATTGCCAGGGCCGTGGCCAGATGCGTTTTACCGGTGCCCGGCGGGCCGAGCAGCACGATGTTGCGGGCTTCGGCCAGCCAGCCGCCGGCTTCCAGGCGGGCGATCTGGGCGCGGTCGATGCCGGGTTGGGCGGTGAAGTCGAAGTCGGTGATCGTCTTGATCGCTGGGAATCCGGCATACCGGATGCGTTGACGGGCACCGGATTCAGCACGGGCATTGGACTCCACTGCCAAGACGGCGCCGAGGTAGTCCTCCAGCGACCAGTTCGCTTCACGGCCTTGTTCAGCTAGCCGGTGGTAGTGCGCGGCGATCCGCGGCGCCTTGAGCAGACGAGCTTGGTGGGCGATCAGCTTGTCGGCCTCACCCGGCGCCGAGGGGCTGCGTTTCGTGGTGGCCATCAGGCGACCTCCCCGGTCCCGAAGTGTGCGTCATAAGCACTCAGGTCGGCGATCTCGACATCTACCTGCAGGTGAGCTCCCTTGGCTGGCCGGGTCCGGAACTGCTCGCGCAGCACCGCCGCAGCCGCCAGATGCTGCGGATCGGTGACCAATCCGGCTGTGCCCCAGAGCCGTTCATGATCAGCGACCAGCCGGTCACCACAGCGGACGGTGATCCGATCCAGGCCGGCGGCCACCGTGATCATCCGCCCGATCACCTCCGGGTTCACCGAGTAGGCGTTGCCGCCGACGCCGACGTAGTAGTCGCGACCCAACCGCGTCGTGATCGTCGTCCCGACCGCCGGAGCCACCGGCGGAAGTATGGCCATCGCCGCCCGGTCCGCCGCCAAGGCCTCGGCAGGGACCAGCCGGGTGCTGGCGTGCACGCGGCGGTTGGCGATCGAGATCAACCAGTCCCACAATTGGGCGTTGAAATCGGCTGCGCAGGTGAACATCCTGCCCGGCAGAAACGACGTCTCAAGGTAACCGTTGACCCGCTCGACCAGACCCTTGGTCTCCGGATCATAGGGCCGGGCCTGAATCAAGCGGGTGCCCAGCACACCACAGAACCCGGCCACCCCCTCAGCCAAACGGCCGCGCCGACCGATACCGGCCTCGTTGTCCCACAACAGAGTCCGTGGCACACCACCGATGTTCCCGGCGATCAACTGCCACATCCCGGCCAACAGATCCCCGGTCACCCGTGACGGGATCATCATCGCGGCGATGAACCGCGAGTACGCAGCGACCATCACCAGCACCGGAAACGACCGCAATACCCCAGCGTGATCGGGAACCAGCTGGCCAGGAAACCACAGATCGCACTGCACCTGCTCACCGGGCAGATGCACCAGCCGATCGCACGGATCGACCGGGGTGTACTCCGGGCGGATCCGCGCAACGTTCTCGGCGAACCACGAGTGCCCGCCAGTCCAACCCACCCGCTGCGCGATCACCGTCGTCGGCATCGTCGGAAACTGCCCCAACAGCACCCGCACCGCCATCTCGACCTGGGCCCACCCCGACATCACCGCCGGCTTGCGTTCATAGCGCGGTGGCGCCTCCGAGCGCAGCGCCTTGGCCACGGTGTTCCGCGACAGACCCAGCCGCCGCGCGATCGCAGCCTGCGACAGCTTCTCCGACCGATACAGCCGGCGAATCTCCGCCCAATCCTCCACAGTGATCACTCTCCAATCAGAAGGGTGCTCACTTTTCGACCGGAACTACCTGCTCACTTTTCGACCGGAGCCGACACCCGTGGCCAGGTCCAGGGCTTTGGTGGCGGCTTCGGTTGCGGTTGACTTCAGCCTTCGGCGGTCGCGAAGTTGACGCGAAGTTCTCGCCTGTTACGCCGTGCACTTGGCCGGCGGCGTCGAAGGGCGAGCGCCGCAAGGGAAGTGGAGCCCCAGCTAACGGCGGTGAATGACGCCGCCACTGCCGTGCGGTAGGCGGTCGTCTCGGCGGCGTCGGGACGGAAGGCGAGCACGCCGAAGGCGTTCGCGTTCGTCCAGCACCCGGCGGCCAATGGCCAGGCGACGCTGCGCGGCAGATCGGGCACCGCGGCGCCGACCAGCACGGAGAGCGCACCGAGCGCGATCAAATCGAGATGCCACTGGCGCAGGCGCGGCGTCGAGCGGATCCCGAGACGGCGCGCCCGCTCGCTGTCGGCGATGGCGAGCGCGTAGGGCCATCCAGTCAGCGCCCCGGCTGCGAGTTCCACCAGGCCGGACAGAACGAGCGTCTCGTTTGTGCTTGCGCGGGTCATGCGTTCCACCTCCGAACCGTCTGTGGGCCCGTGGCCCGTTTGGGGACTCGCAAATTACTGGCGTAGGCGCGGCGACCGAGCCAGCCCTGATAGGCCCAGGCGAACGCGGGCAGCGAGCCACGCGGGCGAAGCCAGAAGTTCTGGCCGGGCTCCCGCGAGGGGTTGGCGGCGCCGGTGGGCACCGTGGCGGCCGTCACCCCGGGGCCGGACTGTGCCGGCCGCTCGGCGAGCACGTCGCCGTCGCGGTCGCAGATCACGCTGGGGCCTTCGTATTCGCCGCGGTAGCGTCCCGGCATCCCAGGTAGTGGGCAGGCGATCGGCCCGCACAGCGAGGCATGCGCGACGGGGGCTCCGATGAGCGGAGCGAAGTCGAGCACGCTGCGGCGCGCTCGCTCCCGGTTAACAGCTTCCCAGCGCCGAAACACTGCACGAGGCCGCCAGTGTGGGATGCTCCACCACCCGGACCCGGCGAGGACCAGGTCGACGCTACCGCGGAGCCGGTGCACGGTCTGGCTGCGCATCATTTCCCAGCAGAGGGCGACGCCAATCCTGAGGCCGCTGGGCGCCTCGATTATGCCCGGGTCATCTCCGCCGATATAGAAATAATTTTCCCACATGGTCGGCAGGTCCTTGTCGTGACGGCCGATTAACCCATCGGGGCCGGCGAGCAGGAAGGCGTTGCGGACGTCGCCGTCGGGCCCGCAGCACAGAAAGGAGCCGCCAACCAGCACCCGCTTGTCGGACGCGACTCGGGTGAGCATCTCGGTGGCCGGACCGTCTTCGGGCAGCGCGCCGCCGCCCACCTGCGCCACGAAGGCCATGCCGGTGGTGAAGAATTCGGGCAAGACGATCACCTCGGCTCCCTCGTCGGCGGCGCGCCGGGCGAGCCGCTCGGCCCGGTCGAGATTCGCCTCCACGTCGCCCAGGACGGGCTCGAGCTGAACCGCTGCGACGCGCAGATCCGCGGTCATCCGATCTCCTCCGCGAACCGAACAAGCTGGGCGTTGAACGCCGTCGGGCGTTCCAGCATCGGCATGTGACCGCAACCCTCCAATACAACGGTCCGCGCGCCGGATAGCTCGGCGTCGAGCGCCTCGGTATCGGCCAGTGGGGCGATCCGGTCGTGTTCGGCGGCCAGCGAAAGAATCGGGCAACGCACATCGGCCAACCCCTGGCGGGGATTTGAGCGCCCGATCGCCCGCACGGTCGGGAAGACACCGCGGGCGCCGGCGCCGTCGACGATCAGCGCCACGGAGTCGTCTGGCAGGGCCAGCGGGTCGAGGACATAGGGCGACAAGAAGACGCGACGCAGGGCGGGCGATCGCACGACGAGGCGGCGGAGCGGTGCTGGCGCCGGCAGCCCCGCCGTCGCGATTTCCAACGCGATTGCCGCAGTCTCCCGCGGACGCTCGCGAACGAACCGCCGCACCCCGCGCAGGCCGAGCATTGCACTGAATTGCAATACCGCCCCGGCGACAAGCACGATGCCCTCGGCCAGCGCCGGATGACGGGCGGCGAAGCGCAGCGCTACCGGGCCGCCCATCGAGTGACCGACGAACACGACGCGCTCGATGTCCAGGCTGGTGACGACCTCAGCCGCGGCGTCGGCAAAATTGTCGAGGGATGCGCCGGCTGCAGGCGATTCGCTTCGGCCGAACCCCGGTAAGTCCAAGGCGAGCACCCGACCGTGCTTGGCAAGGGTCGGGATCGCCTCGAGCCAATGCTGCCAGCGGCCGCCCATCCCGTGCACCAGGACGAATGCGCGATCGCCGTGGACCGTGTCGACGTAGCGAAGCCGGCGACCGCCGACAACGGCGTCGCGTTCACGCTCCGACCAATCGGCACGCCGCCAGGTCGGCTCTGCCGCCTGGCCGTAGTCGCCGTTCACCGGGACGCGCTCGATCATTCGACACCGCCCTGCGGGTCCAGCAGGCCCAGGGTGAGCACCTGGCGACCGAGCGATAGCACCTGTTCGAACTCCAATTCGGTAAGCCCCATGTTGCCGGGCAGCAGGTGGGCCGCGATCACCCCATCCCAGGCCGCCCACAGGAACACCGCGGCGCGCCGCGGATCGACGTCACGCATGACCCGGGCCTCGATGGCCTCCGCGATCGCTCCGGCCATGCGCTCGGTCTCGGACCGGATGCGCTCGGTCACTCGCTCGGCGGCGGAACCGACCGGCCCGTCGGTCGGCGCGTCAGGAGGTGGAAAACGAAAGATGCGGAAGTAACCGACGTTTTCGCTCGCAAACCGCAAGTATCCGTCGGCGAGCCCGACCAGGCGACCAATCGGGTCCTCACCGCCGCTGGCCCACCCCTGGTCGCAGTAGCGCTGGTCAAGCTCCAGCGCACGCTCGATCAACGCGGCGTAGATGCCTTCCTTGCCGCCAAAGTGCCCATACAAGGATCCGACCGCGACATCCGCTTCCTCGGCGAGTTGTTCGACGGTAGTCGCGTGATAGCCGCGGGTCAGAAAGAGGCGTTCGGCGGCCTCCAGGATCGCGCCCGCGGTGCGGGCCTTGCGCCGGTTTCGCCGGGTCTCGG from Mycobacterium kubicae includes these protein-coding regions:
- the istB gene encoding IS21-like element ISMyma9 family helper ATPase IstB, translated to MATTKRSPSAPGEADKLIAHQARLLKAPRIAAHYHRLAEQGREANWSLEDYLGAVLAVESNARAESGARQRIRYAGFPAIKTITDFDFTAQPGIDRAQIARLEAGGWLAEARNIVLLGPPGTGKTHLATALAIAAAHTGHRVAFAPATGWITRLAEAHRTNRLDAELRKISRYGLIVIDEVGYIPFDTEAANLFFQLVSTRYEKSSIILTSNLPFSRWGQVFGEATIASAMIDRIVHHADVIALKGASYRIKHTAIESLPSVEADRQADSTP
- the istA gene encoding IS21 family transposase → MEDWAEIRRLYRSEKLSQAAIARRLGLSRNTVAKALRSEAPPRYERKPAVMSGWAQVEMAVRVLLGQFPTMPTTVIAQRVGWTGGHSWFAENVARIRPEYTPVDPCDRLVHLPGEQVQCDLWFPGQLVPDHAGVLRSFPVLVMVAAYSRFIAAMMIPSRVTGDLLAGMWQLIAGNIGGVPRTLLWDNEAGIGRRGRLAEGVAGFCGVLGTRLIQARPYDPETKGLVERVNGYLETSFLPGRMFTCAADFNAQLWDWLISIANRRVHASTRLVPAEALAADRAAMAILPPVAPAVGTTITTRLGRDYYVGVGGNAYSVNPEVIGRMITVAAGLDRITVRCGDRLVADHERLWGTAGLVTDPQHLAAAAVLREQFRTRPAKGAHLQVDVEIADLSAYDAHFGTGEVA
- a CDS encoding carbon-nitrogen hydrolase family protein codes for the protein MTADLRVAAVQLEPVLGDVEANLDRAERLARRAADEGAEVIVLPEFFTTGMAFVAQVGGGALPEDGPATEMLTRVASDKRVLVGGSFLCCGPDGDVRNAFLLAGPDGLIGRHDKDLPTMWENYFYIGGDDPGIIEAPSGLRIGVALCWEMMRSQTVHRLRGSVDLVLAGSGWWSIPHWRPRAVFRRWEAVNRERARRSVLDFAPLIGAPVAHASLCGPIACPLPGMPGRYRGEYEGPSVICDRDGDVLAERPAQSGPGVTAATVPTGAANPSREPGQNFWLRPRGSLPAFAWAYQGWLGRRAYASNLRVPKRATGPQTVRRWNA
- a CDS encoding alpha/beta fold hydrolase, with product MIERVPVNGDYGQAAEPTWRRADWSERERDAVVGGRRLRYVDTVHGDRAFVLVHGMGGRWQHWLEAIPTLAKHGRVLALDLPGFGRSESPAAGASLDNFADAAAEVVTSLDIERVVFVGHSMGGPVALRFAARHPALAEGIVLVAGAVLQFSAMLGLRGVRRFVRERPRETAAIALEIATAGLPAPAPLRRLVVRSPALRRVFLSPYVLDPLALPDDSVALIVDGAGARGVFPTVRAIGRSNPRQGLADVRCPILSLAAEHDRIAPLADTEALDAELSGARTVVLEGCGHMPMLERPTAFNAQLVRFAEEIG
- a CDS encoding TetR/AcrR family transcriptional regulator; this encodes MRSATETRRNRRKARTAGAILEAAERLFLTRGYHATTVEQLAEEADVAVGSLYGHFGGKEGIYAALIERALELDQRYCDQGWASGGEDPIGRLVGLADGYLRFASENVGYFRIFRFPPPDAPTDGPVGSAAERVTERIRSETERMAGAIAEAIEARVMRDVDPRRAAVFLWAAWDGVIAAHLLPGNMGLTELEFEQVLSLGRQVLTLGLLDPQGGVE